One Phycisphaerae bacterium RAS2 DNA window includes the following coding sequences:
- a CDS encoding Radical SAM superfamily protein yields the protein MPDTPLNIAYRQHDRRWQENLYCYAVVSRRSGGLSIGVNLNPDKACNFDCIYCQVDRKTPPVTRDVDLAAVRAELDQLIRAAVDGSIFKEPPYDRVPPANRVIRDIAFSGDGEPTTYPRFKDAVQIAAELRSAHALTDTQLVLITDACYLSRLAVREALAILDANNGHIWAKLDAGTEEYYRLVNRPNYPLSHVLANILDAARVRPVTIQSLFMRVHGAPPPHEEIEAYCARLNDLITAGGQIEMIQLYTIARETTEPYATMLTDAELDGVVQIVRARVPVPVTPYYGVVA from the coding sequence ATGCCAGACACACCGCTCAACATCGCCTATCGCCAGCACGATCGCCGCTGGCAGGAAAACCTCTACTGCTATGCCGTGGTGTCTCGGCGTTCCGGGGGCCTTTCGATCGGGGTCAACCTCAATCCGGACAAGGCGTGCAACTTCGACTGCATTTACTGTCAGGTCGACCGCAAGACGCCGCCGGTCACGCGCGATGTGGACCTGGCGGCCGTGCGCGCGGAACTGGATCAACTCATCCGCGCCGCGGTCGATGGATCGATCTTCAAGGAACCGCCCTACGATCGCGTGCCGCCGGCCAATCGCGTTATTCGCGACATCGCATTCAGCGGCGACGGCGAGCCAACGACCTATCCGCGGTTCAAGGACGCCGTGCAGATCGCGGCCGAACTTCGAAGCGCACACGCGCTGACCGATACGCAACTCGTGCTGATTACCGACGCTTGCTATCTCTCGCGGCTCGCCGTGCGCGAGGCGCTGGCGATTCTCGACGCGAACAACGGTCACATCTGGGCCAAGCTCGACGCCGGCACGGAGGAGTACTACCGCCTCGTCAATCGGCCGAACTACCCGCTGTCGCACGTGCTGGCGAACATTCTCGACGCCGCGCGGGTGCGGCCGGTCACGATTCAATCGCTTTTCATGCGCGTGCACGGTGCGCCGCCGCCGCACGAGGAGATCGAGGCGTATTGCGCGCGACTGAATGACTTGATCACGGCCGGCGGGCAGATCGAGATGATTCAGCTTTATACGATCGCGCGCGAGACGACCGAGCCGTATGCGACGATGCTGACCGATGCGGAGCTGGACGGCGTCGTGCAGATCGTTCGCGCTCGCGTGCCCGTTCCCGTCACGCCATACTATGGCGTCGTCGCGTGA
- the kefC gene encoding Glutathione-regulated potassium-efflux system protein KefC, protein MVAAAQDLQFLQHTVLLFGAALIVAWLFRIVRAPAVIGFLFSGILIGPSGLKLISADAVHQFAELGLVMLLFTIGLELSPQPLLRSGSRLLLAAGLQMSLTALVAFVVLRLTTGLTTGPVLVLAMALALSSTAIVLKQLADQRQTDSSGGLLITGILLLQDVFVILAMIFFPLLAAQEGVSWISMASQAGLSLAALAGVTILARRILPWFLGQVALHGGRELITLFAVLMAVAGAWVAGRAGWSWGLGACIAGLLLSQTDLRHQLSAEIMPFRDTFNALFFISMGMLVDVTTVVPHLPAILLAIFATLVLKAILTAVSISLAGWPARLSVFAGLGLATISEFSYILAREAQSLNLLPSGAMNVLTAVIVGTMMVGALLLPIANVLTARVVRAARDRPAETPAAATAWDQHVLIIGYGLNGQNLSRVLKATGIPFCIVEMNPVLVRAARHDGWQIVPGDATRLVILEHAGLARARAMVVAINDVAATRRIVAQARTRRPDLFILARTRNVAEIDLLHRLGAQQVIPEEFETSIEIFTHLLHHLGVADNVIEAQVAMIRAGHYGMLRGLPDSAARRAELIQLFDATATQTYLVAAESPAVGKSIREVDLRAATGVSIIAIVRDGKPTTNPGPEWAFAGGDLLILLGGHKQLDEAKALLDPPAEQESQA, encoded by the coding sequence ATGGTGGCGGCAGCACAAGATCTTCAGTTCCTACAGCACACCGTGCTTCTGTTTGGCGCGGCGCTGATCGTGGCATGGTTGTTTCGCATCGTTCGCGCGCCGGCGGTCATCGGGTTTCTTTTCTCGGGCATTCTGATCGGGCCTTCCGGCCTGAAGCTCATTTCGGCTGACGCCGTTCATCAGTTCGCCGAACTGGGACTCGTGATGCTTCTCTTCACGATCGGCCTGGAGCTTTCGCCGCAGCCGCTGCTTCGATCGGGCAGTCGATTGCTTCTTGCGGCCGGACTTCAAATGTCACTGACCGCATTGGTGGCCTTTGTCGTGCTGCGATTGACGACCGGCCTCACGACTGGGCCGGTGCTCGTGCTTGCCATGGCGCTGGCGTTGTCCAGCACCGCCATCGTGCTCAAGCAACTTGCCGATCAGCGTCAGACGGATTCAAGCGGCGGCCTGCTCATTACCGGCATTCTGCTCTTGCAGGACGTGTTCGTCATTCTGGCGATGATCTTTTTTCCGCTGCTTGCCGCGCAGGAGGGCGTGTCGTGGATCAGCATGGCGAGCCAGGCCGGGCTTTCGCTCGCGGCGCTGGCCGGCGTCACGATTCTGGCACGACGCATCCTGCCGTGGTTCCTCGGACAGGTCGCGCTGCATGGCGGTCGCGAGCTGATTACCTTGTTCGCGGTGCTGATGGCGGTGGCCGGTGCGTGGGTCGCGGGGCGCGCCGGCTGGTCGTGGGGCCTCGGGGCGTGCATCGCCGGGCTGCTGCTCTCGCAGACCGATTTGCGCCATCAGCTCTCGGCGGAGATCATGCCGTTTCGTGATACGTTCAACGCGCTTTTCTTCATCTCAATGGGCATGCTTGTCGACGTGACGACGGTTGTGCCGCACCTGCCCGCCATCCTGCTCGCCATCTTTGCGACGCTTGTCTTGAAGGCGATCCTGACGGCCGTCAGCATTTCCCTGGCGGGCTGGCCGGCGCGGTTGAGCGTGTTCGCGGGGCTGGGCCTGGCGACGATCAGCGAGTTCAGCTACATCCTCGCGCGCGAGGCGCAGAGCCTGAACCTGCTGCCGTCCGGCGCCATGAACGTGCTCACGGCCGTGATCGTCGGCACGATGATGGTCGGCGCGCTGCTGCTGCCGATCGCCAACGTTCTGACGGCGCGCGTCGTCCGAGCCGCGCGCGATCGCCCCGCCGAAACGCCGGCAGCGGCGACGGCATGGGACCAACATGTCTTGATCATCGGCTACGGATTGAACGGGCAGAACCTCTCGCGCGTTCTCAAAGCGACCGGCATCCCCTTCTGCATCGTGGAGATGAATCCAGTGCTGGTCCGCGCGGCCCGCCACGATGGCTGGCAGATCGTGCCTGGCGACGCAACGCGGCTTGTCATTCTTGAACATGCCGGACTGGCTCGCGCGCGGGCGATGGTCGTGGCGATCAATGACGTCGCCGCCACGCGGCGTATCGTCGCGCAGGCCCGGACCCGGCGGCCCGATCTGTTTATCCTTGCTCGCACGCGAAACGTCGCCGAGATCGACCTGCTGCATCGACTCGGCGCGCAACAAGTGATCCCCGAGGAGTTTGAAACCTCCATCGAAATTTTCACGCATCTGCTCCATCACCTCGGCGTCGCCGACAATGTCATTGAGGCGCAGGTCGCCATGATCCGCGCGGGGCACTACGGGATGTTGCGCGGTCTGCCGGATTCCGCCGCCCGCCGCGCCGAGCTGATTCAACTCTTTGATGCGACAGCCACGCAGACGTACCTCGTGGCCGCGGAAAGCCCGGCCGTTGGTAAGTCGATCCGCGAAGTGGATCTGCGCGCCGCGACAGGCGTCTCGATCATTGCAATCGTGCGCGACGGCAAGCCGACGACCAACCCCGGGCCGGAGTGGGCCTTTGCAGGGGGCGATCTGCTCATTCTGCTCGGCGGGCACAAGCAACTCGACGAAGCGAAGGCGCTGCTCGACCCGCCGGCCGAGCAGGAATCGCAAGCGTGA
- the arnC gene encoding Undecaprenyl-phosphate 4-deoxy-4-formamido-L-arabinose transferase, with protein sequence MAPPKWSVAVMCYNESGSLEAMIRRTLAVLRARGEPFEIVIIEDGSADGSREIAARLADENTEVRVHQHPTNLGIGSVLTDGYRQTRGDVTVILPADLQFAPEDLPKAMAHMIESNADVVMIRRPDRHDPPMRRIVSAFDETLVGLLFGVWQRDLHWVKLYRRSVLDRATILSTTPMVDTELLVQAHRMGAKIASIDLPHHPRTTGQSTGAKVSLLIRTFVELFRLRLRRMGRVERDSGGRAVQHQAKSHP encoded by the coding sequence ATGGCCCCTCCGAAGTGGTCGGTCGCCGTCATGTGCTACAACGAATCCGGCTCGCTGGAGGCGATGATCCGGCGAACGCTGGCGGTGCTCCGCGCGCGAGGGGAGCCATTTGAAATCGTCATCATCGAAGACGGCTCCGCCGACGGCAGCCGGGAAATCGCGGCGCGACTGGCCGATGAGAACACGGAAGTTCGCGTTCATCAGCACCCGACGAACCTGGGCATCGGTTCGGTGCTCACCGATGGCTACCGCCAGACGCGCGGCGATGTGACGGTGATTCTGCCCGCCGATTTGCAGTTTGCCCCCGAAGACCTTCCCAAGGCGATGGCTCACATGATTGAGTCAAACGCCGACGTGGTGATGATCCGCCGCCCCGATCGGCACGATCCGCCAATGCGCCGAATCGTTTCGGCCTTTGACGAAACCCTGGTCGGCCTGCTGTTCGGCGTCTGGCAGCGCGATCTGCACTGGGTCAAGCTCTACCGCCGAAGCGTGCTGGATCGTGCCACGATCCTCAGTACGACGCCCATGGTCGACACCGAACTGCTCGTGCAGGCCCATCGCATGGGCGCGAAAATCGCCTCCATCGACCTGCCGCATCATCCGCGAACGACCGGTCAGAGCACCGGCGCGAAGGTCTCTCTGTTGATACGTACGTTCGTCGAGCTATTTCGTTTGCGCCTGCGTCGGATGGGTCGCGTCGAACGCGATTCCGGCGGGCGCGCCGTTCAACACCAGGCAAAGAGTCACCCATGA
- the wbpE_2 gene encoding UDP-2-acetamido-2-deoxy-3-oxo-D-glucuronate aminotransferase: MKNIPFLDLKAQYLPLADEIQRELKEVCETTQFILGGKVKAFEDAFAKAVGAKHCIALNTGTSALHLAMDCLGIGAGDEVIVPAMTFIATVWGAVYARATPVLVDVDPATRNLDPKKLEAAITPRTKAIIPVHLYGQPADLDAIFAIATKHNIPVIEDTAQAHLAQYKGKIVGSLGVMGCFSFYPGKNLGAYGEGGALTTNDDALAKAALSLRDHGQAQRYHHDRIGYNYRMDGFQGAVLGVKLRHLSNWTEQRRRAAARYSQKLTPLADKGLIEIPREPEWSRGVYHLYVVLVKNRDAVKDKLTAAGVNVGLHYPIPLHLQKALAHLKHQRGDFPVAERIADECISLPMFPELSDADVDYVADALTACLAS, translated from the coding sequence ATGAAGAACATCCCGTTTCTCGATCTCAAGGCGCAGTACCTCCCCCTCGCCGATGAAATTCAGCGCGAGCTGAAGGAGGTCTGCGAGACAACTCAGTTCATCCTCGGCGGCAAGGTCAAGGCGTTTGAAGACGCCTTCGCCAAAGCCGTCGGTGCCAAGCATTGCATCGCGCTCAACACAGGCACCAGCGCGCTTCACCTCGCCATGGACTGCCTCGGCATCGGCGCCGGCGACGAGGTCATCGTCCCTGCGATGACCTTCATTGCCACGGTCTGGGGCGCCGTCTATGCTCGCGCGACCCCGGTGCTCGTCGATGTCGATCCTGCCACGCGCAACCTCGACCCGAAGAAACTCGAAGCTGCCATCACACCGCGCACCAAGGCCATCATTCCCGTTCATCTGTATGGGCAGCCGGCTGATCTCGACGCCATCTTCGCCATCGCAACGAAGCACAACATCCCTGTCATCGAAGACACGGCGCAGGCACACCTCGCGCAGTACAAGGGCAAGATCGTCGGCAGCCTCGGCGTCATGGGGTGTTTCAGTTTCTACCCCGGTAAGAACCTCGGCGCGTATGGCGAAGGCGGCGCACTGACGACCAATGACGATGCCCTCGCGAAGGCTGCACTTTCGCTCCGCGACCACGGGCAGGCACAGCGCTACCATCACGATCGAATCGGCTACAACTATCGCATGGACGGTTTTCAGGGCGCGGTGCTCGGTGTCAAACTGCGGCACCTGTCGAACTGGACCGAGCAGCGCCGCCGGGCCGCCGCGCGATATTCCCAAAAGCTGACTCCGCTGGCTGACAAGGGCTTAATTGAGATCCCCCGCGAGCCGGAATGGTCGCGCGGCGTGTATCACCTCTACGTCGTGCTGGTGAAGAACCGCGACGCCGTGAAGGACAAGCTGACGGCCGCCGGTGTGAACGTCGGCCTGCACTACCCGATTCCGCTGCATCTGCAAAAGGCGCTGGCGCACCTGAAGCACCAGCGCGGCGATTTCCCCGTGGCGGAGCGAATCGCTGATGAATGCATCAGCCTGCCGATGTTCCCCGAGCTGTCCGACGCGGACGTCGATTACGTGGCCGACGCGCTGACAGCGTGCCTCGCATCGTGA
- a CDS encoding Alpha/beta hydrolase family protein: MSPAIEHLTLSDGYRAAVRWWRPPKPRGAVLYFHGIQSHGGWYEQSGAALAERGYTVLMPDRRGSGLNQSQRGHVDSVDRAVADAADALDVLLAETGRPICGAGHPTSEPSHDTGHPTGERSGGIGQAAHVVGVSWGGKLAVCLAAQRPQQVASLSLVAPGLFPRVDLTTAQKFRVGVALINDRERTFPIPLNDPAYFTENPERVRFVENDKLLLTHVTAPFLLVTRRMDRIVRRFGETTFRNPVHMLLAGRERIIDNERTRAWLRALPSPDRRITDYPDGCHTLEFDVDPKPFLLDLSCWIDRLQ, translated from the coding sequence ATGTCCCCGGCCATCGAGCACCTCACGCTTTCCGACGGTTATCGCGCGGCGGTGCGTTGGTGGCGGCCGCCCAAGCCGCGCGGCGCGGTGCTGTACTTCCACGGCATCCAATCGCACGGCGGCTGGTACGAGCAATCGGGCGCGGCCCTCGCCGAGCGCGGCTACACCGTGCTGATGCCCGACCGCCGCGGCAGCGGGCTGAACCAATCGCAACGCGGCCACGTTGACTCCGTCGATCGCGCCGTCGCCGACGCCGCCGACGCGCTGGATGTGCTGCTGGCGGAAACGGGCCGGCCAATCTGTGGCGCCGGTCACCCGACAAGCGAGCCATCGCATGACACAGGTCATCCGACCGGTGAACGATCCGGCGGGATCGGTCAAGCTGCGCACGTTGTCGGCGTCAGTTGGGGCGGCAAGCTCGCCGTCTGCCTCGCGGCGCAGCGGCCGCAGCAGGTCGCGTCGCTCTCGCTGGTCGCGCCGGGGCTGTTCCCGCGCGTCGATCTGACCACGGCGCAGAAGTTTCGCGTCGGCGTCGCGCTGATCAACGACCGCGAGCGCACGTTTCCCATTCCGCTGAACGACCCGGCCTATTTCACCGAGAACCCCGAGCGGGTGCGATTTGTTGAAAATGACAAATTACTTCTCACGCATGTCACCGCGCCGTTTCTGCTCGTCACGCGGCGCATGGATCGCATCGTCCGCCGATTCGGCGAGACAACCTTTCGCAACCCCGTCCACATGCTGCTCGCCGGCCGCGAACGCATCATCGACAACGAGCGCACGCGCGCCTGGCTCCGCGCGCTGCCGTCTCCCGACCGCCGCATCACCGACTACCCCGACGGCTGCCACACGCTGGAGTTTGATGTCGATCCGAAGCCGTTTCTTCTTGATTTATCATGCTGGATTGACAGGTTGCAATGA
- the ydgJ gene encoding putative oxidoreductase YdgJ: MIGVGVMGLGYWGPNLVRNFASAEGAKLAAVCDKDPKRLERIARQYPAAATVESAEALFETPGVDLVVIATPVHTHYPLAKAALAKGKHVLVEKPLTSDPAQAEELVDLAKKAGRVLAVDHTFVYHPAVEKLSDVIKRGELGDVCYYDSVRINLGLFQSDISVLWDLAPHDVSIMQYLINRKVKWVQAVGARHAGQPVETMAYLTVQYEDNVLAHCHVNWLSPVKVRQVFIGGSKRMAVYDDNQVAEKIKIYDRGVELHGIDGVHQARVQYRIGDMYAPAISNDEALRRMAQHVIHCIREGKSPITDGAAGCMVVKILAAAQASIETGDRRVL; encoded by the coding sequence ATGATCGGAGTCGGTGTGATGGGTTTGGGCTACTGGGGTCCGAACCTCGTGCGCAATTTCGCATCGGCTGAAGGCGCGAAACTCGCGGCTGTCTGCGACAAGGACCCCAAGCGCCTTGAGCGCATCGCGCGGCAATACCCTGCGGCCGCGACCGTCGAATCGGCTGAAGCATTATTCGAAACGCCGGGCGTGGACCTGGTTGTGATCGCGACTCCGGTTCACACACATTATCCTCTGGCAAAAGCAGCGCTGGCCAAAGGCAAGCACGTACTGGTCGAGAAGCCGCTGACCAGCGACCCGGCGCAGGCCGAAGAGCTGGTGGACCTGGCGAAGAAGGCCGGTCGCGTGCTCGCGGTGGATCACACCTTCGTTTATCACCCAGCCGTCGAGAAGCTAAGCGACGTCATCAAGCGCGGTGAGTTGGGCGATGTTTGTTACTACGATTCGGTCCGAATCAATCTCGGCTTGTTCCAGTCGGACATTAGCGTGCTGTGGGACCTCGCGCCGCACGACGTGTCGATCATGCAGTACCTGATTAACCGCAAGGTGAAGTGGGTGCAGGCGGTCGGCGCGCGACACGCAGGGCAGCCGGTCGAGACGATGGCCTACCTGACGGTTCAGTACGAAGACAACGTTCTTGCACACTGTCACGTGAACTGGCTAAGCCCGGTGAAAGTGCGGCAAGTGTTCATCGGCGGCAGCAAGCGCATGGCCGTGTACGATGACAACCAGGTGGCCGAGAAGATCAAGATTTACGACCGCGGCGTGGAGTTGCACGGCATCGACGGGGTACACCAGGCCCGCGTGCAGTACCGCATCGGCGACATGTACGCGCCGGCGATTTCCAACGACGAAGCCCTTCGGCGAATGGCGCAGCACGTCATCCACTGCATCCGCGAGGGTAAGTCGCCGATCACCGACGGTGCGGCGGGGTGCATGGTCGTGAAGATTCTCGCGGCGGCGCAGGCATCCATCGAAACCGGCGACCGACGAGTGTTGTAA
- the metG_2 gene encoding Methionine--tRNA ligase: MGRALESPPMSRKFLVTAALPYSNGRLHVGHVAGAYLPADIYVRYLRSRGDDVRFICGSDDNGVAIEISARKEGSTPQELCTRYNQRQAADFEGLGVHFDIYGGTHQPDYVELHTKLSQEFFRTIHSNSHFVKRTTEQLYDAQAKKFLPDRYVTGTCYHKKPDGTPCGNPQALGDQCEQCGNSIDPLKLVNPVSTLTGSTPEQRSTTHWYLRLDKFQGMLADWFSLTSLDWRPIVTNFALGSIKTGLPERAMTRDLEWGVPVPLDDPDAAGKVLYVWFDAPIGYVSFTAALCQKLDGDWEKYKDWWRNPDCKIVHFIGEDNIVFHALIWPAMLLGTQFTADEVASRGSSFTRPKAAGHFQLPSNVVANAFLNIKFPGKEEEKISKSRGTAVWIEDYLKSFDPDPLRYYLTINAPESQRTFWSFEDFVERNNGELIAALGNFVNRWQKIVTDDFARRVPSFDAADGTDRALLAMLATLPEKVGEEIEAARFKAALGRVMEAFRECNRYIDGRAPWTTRKTDAARTAATIHTCIQAVRTLGVLLSPFLPFAAEKIRVSMNVPPDQWTWLRATEPLPVGHALGPAPEVLFKKLDLSEWQMVKSE; this comes from the coding sequence ATGGGGCGGGCCTTAGAATCCCCGCCCATGAGTCGAAAATTCCTCGTCACCGCCGCCCTGCCCTACTCCAACGGTCGCCTGCATGTCGGCCACGTCGCCGGGGCGTATCTGCCGGCCGACATTTACGTGCGCTACCTGCGCTCGCGCGGGGACGACGTGCGATTCATCTGCGGCAGCGACGACAACGGCGTCGCGATTGAAATCTCCGCGCGCAAGGAAGGCAGTACGCCGCAGGAGCTTTGCACGCGCTACAACCAGCGGCAGGCGGCCGACTTCGAAGGCCTCGGCGTCCACTTCGACATTTACGGCGGCACGCATCAGCCCGACTACGTCGAACTGCATACAAAGCTAAGTCAGGAATTCTTCCGCACGATCCATTCCAACAGTCATTTCGTGAAGCGCACGACCGAGCAGCTTTACGACGCGCAGGCGAAGAAGTTTCTGCCCGACCGGTATGTGACGGGGACGTGCTATCACAAGAAGCCCGACGGCACGCCCTGCGGCAACCCGCAGGCGCTCGGCGATCAGTGCGAGCAATGCGGCAACAGCATCGACCCGCTCAAGCTGGTCAACCCCGTCAGCACGCTCACCGGCAGCACTCCCGAGCAGCGCAGCACGACGCACTGGTACCTGCGGCTGGACAAGTTTCAGGGGATGCTGGCCGACTGGTTCAGCCTTACGTCGCTGGACTGGCGGCCGATTGTCACCAACTTCGCGCTCGGCTCGATCAAGACGGGCCTTCCCGAGCGGGCGATGACGCGCGATCTGGAGTGGGGCGTGCCGGTGCCGCTGGATGACCCCGACGCGGCGGGCAAGGTGCTGTACGTCTGGTTCGACGCGCCGATCGGGTACGTGAGCTTCACCGCGGCGCTGTGCCAGAAGCTCGATGGCGACTGGGAAAAATATAAAGACTGGTGGCGCAATCCGGACTGCAAGATCGTCCACTTCATCGGCGAAGACAACATCGTCTTTCACGCCCTGATCTGGCCGGCGATGCTGCTGGGCACGCAATTCACGGCGGACGAGGTCGCCAGCCGCGGCAGCAGTTTCACGCGACCGAAGGCGGCGGGACATTTTCAGCTTCCGTCCAACGTCGTGGCGAATGCGTTCCTGAACATCAAGTTTCCCGGCAAGGAGGAGGAGAAGATCAGCAAGTCGCGCGGCACGGCTGTGTGGATCGAGGATTATCTCAAGTCGTTCGATCCCGACCCGCTGCGGTATTACCTGACGATCAACGCGCCGGAGTCGCAGCGAACGTTCTGGAGTTTTGAAGACTTCGTCGAGCGGAACAACGGCGAACTGATCGCCGCGCTGGGCAACTTCGTGAACCGCTGGCAGAAGATCGTGACCGACGATTTCGCGCGGCGCGTGCCGTCGTTCGACGCAGCGGATGGCACCGACCGCGCGCTGCTCGCGATGCTGGCGACGCTGCCGGAGAAGGTCGGCGAGGAGATCGAGGCGGCGCGGTTCAAGGCCGCTCTTGGTCGCGTGATGGAAGCCTTTCGCGAGTGCAATCGCTACATCGACGGCCGCGCCCCCTGGACAACGCGCAAGACGGACGCGGCGCGCACGGCTGCGACGATTCACACGTGCATTCAGGCGGTGCGGACGCTGGGTGTGCTGCTGTCGCCGTTCCTGCCGTTCGCGGCGGAAAAGATACGCGTGTCGATGAATGTGCCGCCGGACCAGTGGACGTGGCTGCGGGCGACCGAGCCGCTGCCGGTGGGGCACGCGCTCGGCCCTGCGCCGGAAGTGCTGTTCAAGAAGCTGGATCTGTCTGAATGGCAAATGGTGAAGAGCGAATAG
- the fdtC gene encoding dTDP-3-amino-3,6-dideoxy-alpha-D-galactopyranose 3-N-acetyltransferase has product MNPPDYKRIAPDVKLGQDVQIYAFVNLYGCEIGDRTKIGTFVEIQRGAVIGRDCKISSHSFICEGVTIEDEVFVGHHVVFINDRFPRATNVDGSIKTAADWECRRTRVGRRAGIGSGAIILCDVSIGENAIVGAGAVVTKDVPAGMIVAGNPARILGPVGDKEK; this is encoded by the coding sequence ATGAACCCACCTGATTATAAACGCATCGCGCCCGACGTGAAGCTCGGCCAGGACGTACAGATCTACGCCTTCGTCAACCTCTACGGCTGCGAAATCGGCGACCGAACCAAGATCGGTACGTTTGTTGAAATTCAGCGTGGGGCCGTCATCGGGCGCGACTGCAAAATTTCGAGCCATTCCTTCATCTGCGAGGGAGTAACCATCGAAGACGAGGTCTTCGTCGGGCACCACGTCGTTTTCATCAATGATCGGTTCCCTCGCGCCACCAACGTGGACGGCTCGATCAAGACTGCGGCGGACTGGGAGTGCCGCCGCACGCGCGTCGGTCGGCGCGCCGGCATCGGCAGCGGCGCGATCATCCTCTGCGACGTGTCGATCGGCGAAAACGCCATCGTCGGCGCCGGTGCGGTCGTCACGAAGGACGTGCCGGCCGGAATGATCGTCGCGGGCAATCCGGCGCGCATCCTCGGTCCCGTCGGCGACAAGGAAAAATGA
- a CDS encoding N(1)-aminopropylagmatine ureohydrolase — translation MATIPDNFLGLPTPNADYRKAKYAVLPIPYDSTVSFQVGTRNGPRAIITASQQVELFDQEYEREFFKAGVATLDPVAPNMAGPKPMHEDIYAAARRVVADGKFLIGLGGEHSITSALVRAVLTKHKKLSVLQIDAHADLREEYEDTPFSHASAMRRVMDLGVKVTGVGIRNYSLDEHRFMKAKKIAPISARQTREDVDWMMRAVDSLSENVYVTIDIDGFDPAYAPGTGTPEPGGLDWFQVTDLLKATAMSRRIVAADVVEVIPLPGNAMTEFLAAKLIYKLIAHIEANGGGVTNPSRDRQGATRGV, via the coding sequence TTGGCGACCATACCCGATAACTTTCTGGGCCTCCCGACGCCCAATGCCGACTATCGCAAGGCAAAGTACGCCGTGCTGCCGATCCCGTACGACTCAACGGTGAGCTTCCAGGTCGGCACGCGGAACGGCCCCCGCGCCATCATCACTGCCAGCCAGCAGGTGGAGCTGTTTGACCAGGAGTACGAGCGCGAGTTTTTTAAGGCCGGCGTGGCAACGCTGGACCCGGTCGCGCCGAACATGGCCGGCCCCAAGCCGATGCACGAGGACATCTACGCTGCGGCGCGGCGCGTCGTGGCCGATGGGAAGTTCCTCATCGGTCTGGGCGGGGAGCACTCGATCACCAGTGCGCTGGTCCGAGCGGTGCTGACGAAGCACAAGAAGTTGAGCGTGCTACAGATCGACGCGCACGCTGACCTGCGCGAGGAGTACGAAGACACACCGTTCAGCCACGCTTCGGCCATGCGGCGCGTGATGGACCTTGGTGTGAAGGTGACCGGCGTCGGCATTCGCAATTACAGTCTCGATGAGCACCGGTTCATGAAGGCAAAGAAGATCGCACCGATCTCCGCTCGCCAGACGCGCGAGGACGTGGACTGGATGATGCGCGCGGTCGATTCGCTTAGCGAAAATGTCTACGTCACCATCGACATCGACGGCTTCGACCCGGCCTATGCCCCCGGCACCGGCACGCCCGAACCGGGCGGACTGGACTGGTTCCAGGTGACCGACCTGCTCAAGGCGACGGCGATGAGCCGGCGCATCGTCGCGGCCGACGTGGTGGAAGTGATTCCTCTGCCCGGCAACGCGATGACGGAGTTCCTCGCGGCCAAGCTGATCTACAAGCTCATCGCGCACATTGAGGCGAACGGCGGCGGTGTTACCAATCCGAGCCGCGACCGTCAGGGAGCGACAAGAGGCGTTTGA